The Leopardus geoffroyi isolate Oge1 chromosome D3, O.geoffroyi_Oge1_pat1.0, whole genome shotgun sequence region tttacaaaattctaTTCTTTTGCTCTGTGCATCAGGGCAGGGATAATTTTTTGAGTAAAACTGCAAGTTAGAAAAGCAATACGTTAGGAGGACATGGGGAGCTGAATAATGGGCTCTACTGGCCACCCTGTCCATCAGACCCCCAAAGGTCATTCGGCCAACAGCCCCATGGGACAGACAAGACAAATGACCACCCCTACTCCTGATGTCCCTGTCCCCACTGAGCACATCAAGCCCAGGTGGCGTGGAAGAGGGGACCTGGGCCATATGAATGGGGTGCCACGGCCTGGTGGGCAGCGACAGCCAGAGAGGACAATGTCCCCCAGCCCACGCGGTGGCGGCTGCTTACCTGCAGGTTGCTGTTGACTCTTTCTGCTCCACACTTGTGGGCTCGCAGatcacactttgaaaaacagtcaaAGAAATTGCAGTCCTCATCCCCCGTGCAATTCTGCTCGAGAATTTCCCTCATTTTGGGTTCAAAAAAGGCCATGTCCACGTCGATGGCCACCACCTGTAACCAAGCAGCACATGGCCATCACAAAGactcccagggcccagcacatggTTGTCACGAGGACTCTCGGGGCCCAGAGCATGGCTATTATAAGGACTCTTGGGGCCCAGAGCATGGCCTTCAAAAGGACTCTTGGGGCCCAGCTCATGGCCATCACAAGGACTCTTGGGGCCCAGAGCATGGCCTTCAAAAGGACTCTTGGGGCCCAGCTCATGGCCATCACAAGGACTCTTGGGGCCCAGAGCATGGCCATCAAAAGGACTCTTGGGGCCCAGCTCATGGCCATCACAAGGACTCTTGGGGCCCAGAGCATGGCCTTCAAAAGGACTCTTGGGGCCCAGCTCATGGCCATCACAAGGACTCTTGGGGCCCAGCTCATGGCCATCACAAGGACTCTTGGGGCCCAGCTCATGGCCATCACAAGGACTCTTGGGGCCCAGCTCATGGCCATCACAAGGACTCTTGGGGCCCAGCTCATGGCCATCACAAGGACTCTTGGGGCCCAGAGCATGGCCATCAAAAGGACTCTTGGGGCCCAGCTCATGGCCATCACAAGGACTCTTGGGGCCCAGAGCATGGCCATCAAAAGGACTCTTGGGGCCCAGCTCATGGCCATCACAAAGACTCCCGGGGCCCAGCACATGGTTGTCACAAGGACTCTTGGGGCCCAGAGCATGGCCTTCAAAAGGACTCTTGGGGCCCAGCTCATGGCCATCACAAGGACTCTTGGGGCCCAGAGCATGGCCATCAAAAGGACTCTTGGGGCCCAGCTCATGGCCATCACAAGGACTCCCGGGGCCCAGCACATGGTTGTCACAAGGACTCTTGGGGCCCAGCACATGGTTGTCACAAGGACTCTTGGGGCCCAGAGCATGGCCTTCAAAAGGACTCTTGGGGCCCAGCTCATGGCCATCACAAGGACTCCCGGGGCCCAGCACATGGTTGTCACAAGGACTCTTGGGGCCCAGAGCATGGCTATCATAAGGACTCTTGGGGCCCAGAGCATGGCCTTCAAAAGGACTCCTGGGGCTGTCACGAGGATGCCGGGGGCCCAGCACATGGCCATCACAAGCACTCTTGGGGCCCAGCTCATGGCCATCACGAGGACCCCCCGGGGGGCCAACGCAGAGGGAGCCAGTGTGCCTCTGCTCTCTGAGGTGCAGGCTCCTACAGATTGCAGGATCGCAGAACGCTGCCTGCCAGAAAGAGGGGCCCCGGCCAGGCCGGGGGCCGCAGGCTTCACTCACACAAGGGCCCGGCATAGACCACATCGCAAGGCTTTCCCTGCCAAAAGGACATTTGCCATCACTCGTGAAAGCCTAGCATCCGGAACTCTGACTACAAGTATCGCTTTTCAACTTGAAACATTTTTTCAGCTGTAAAAGTCGAATGTctgcaatttcttaaaaataaatgaactcccCCTTCATTGCTTTATCAATTTGGTCTCTGACCTTCAAGGGTCAGAATTATGAAAGTCATGAATACACATAACTTATCCCCATGAATAGAAGCTACACAAGAAAACTGCCTTCAAGGGGCAGGTCCGTGGGGGTGCCGGTGAATGTGGAGGGCAGGACGTAGGTTGTCTATTTACGGCGTATGTGTGACCTACGCCAACCGGTTTCCTCCTGACTGGCTGGATCGAAACGTGGCTGGGAAAGGCAGTGTGAAAGCTCCTGAATTAGGTTTGATGCCCGTGGACCCTCATCCAACAGCATCAAATACAAAACGCCACTGTCAGCCTGAGAACAGGGTGGAGCTCCTGGAATTTCAGATTTATCTTCCTGGCTTCAAACCAAATAGgcttcaaaaccagaaaaagaaataacatctacACGACGCGGATTTTCTTCCACAAcctgaatgtattaaaaaaaaaaaaaaaaaagctgatctCAAACTTGATAAAACCTGGAGTCTGCCCAAATCATGCAGCTCATAGCTTCAAGGTGTTAACAAAGAGCTTTTGGAAGATTTGATGAGTTCGATGGAGTCTGCGACATTTCACAAGCCTTCACAGGTCACCCTCCAAATACCAGCCCTTCCTCCGGCCTTTGGTAGCATCTCAAAAGACACATTGGTTGGGGTTCGTGTCCTCCTCAACTTGGTGGTGTTGGGAGCTACGCTCCccagtttgggtttttgtttttcactctgGAGTGATGCCAAGAGGCAGTAAACTTTCTTTGGGATGATTCGgtaaaacagaagaggaaaaatacgCCCTTTCAAAATAtatggagaacaatgaaaataaaaaatacagaactttTCCCTACTCAAGAGCTTTGCCTAATTACTAATTCAGGCACAGCAAgcagaaattataattttactcAATTTTTCCTGTCTCATTATTTCAGTAGTTAATACACGAAAATATATATTACGCTGTGCTCACACATCTATCGTCTCGGTAATTTATTATAGGAACTACATGGTCTCTCTTCTTTCTATACTTTCCGACATTCTCCCCGGCTTCCCCTGGGCCCCTACCTGCGATCTCACCTCTTTACAacttctctctcccatctctgatTGCTCCCTTCTCACCTCCCAGGGAGAGCCAGATTTGGTTTTCAGTGCATAATGGAGAATGGATTATAGCTATTGTGAGCATAACTGTACACACCTATAATAAGAACAGCAACCAAGCCAACAGAGAAACCTGAGTAAGTTTTCTTAACCAGAATCGAGAGAATCATAACATTCTTCCTGCATGGAATTACTTCACTTGCGTCTCATCAAACTTTCTCCGGGCATCAGACTAGAAAGGGTTGGGGATTATTTCATTCTCCACTGAAAAGTGTGGCTCTGGGGCAGGAAACGTATCTGTTCGAAAGGAGCATTTGCGGGCAGTGGTTCGGGGGGCACAGAGCGATGGATGGTGTTTCCCAGTTGTTCCTTGGCAACCAGTGGATAAATTCTCAGGATCTGTAAGTGGGGGACCCAGAGAAAGTGAGTGACTGTATGTGCTGGTCGCCACGTCCCATCCCCAGAGGGTCAGACCCAGCAGGTCTTGGCAGGGGGATGCAGAGAATtcgcatttctaacaagttccctggTGATGCTGATACTGCTGGGTTTCACTAAAGTTGTAAAATCACAGGGAAAGTTAACTTCTTGAGACTCAGCATGTAAGGAGGTGAATAATGCCAGGGTTAGCCAAACAGGACCCTCTgtccttctttccccttctcccctgagCAAGGACTCAGGCAGAGGTAAGGGTCTGTGCACCCCAGCACAGTCCACAGGGCACAGCCTGGGCTTGAAAGTGTCGCCGTTATCTCATTGAACAAATATCTCCTGCCTATTGTGCACAAGATACTGGAAGGCACAACTCTGATGCAGTGCGCAAGCCAGCAACATGCCATGCTTCCCTTTCCCCCGGGGAAGACCCGtcagccctgcctccttcctaCGACCTTTTCTGGGAACCTAGCCCAGACAGCCTCTCAGTTCCCTCAACTGTTACCGCCCCTGTTGAGTTCCACTCACTGACACTCCACGACACTCACTGGATGAATAAACGGGTGTCAGATGAGATAACTGCCAAAGCCAGGGGTTGTGAGTGGACACCCCACGCCTCCTTTCCCAGGGCCTTGGGGTGTCTGCGTTCCCAGGATTTCTCTGAGAAAGAGAACGGCGGTCCTACATGTCTAGTACATAAACCTTCCGCTCACGAACTGGGGAAGCCTTGGCTGGGATTTCAACTCCAAAAATACCCTGGCAGAGTCCTGGGCTGTCCCTCCCCCTCACAACCACGTCTAGAGGTCTCACGGAGCCCAGGGTATTGCAGACGGACCCTCCAGGAACCTCCCAGAGCCTTCTGGAACCTCTCAGCTCCTTCCCTTCCACACTTTGAGCCACTCCCAGCTCATCAGTCCCTCTGGGGCAGTCAGAGGGACTGCATTAGTTTTGTAGGTTTCAGGCTGTCGTAGGAAGGCACTCCCATGTCACCTGCCACGGAAGCCCTTGGCCGGCAGGGAGAGTACCCTCTTTGCGTCCCTTTCCGTTTTTCACCAGGATGCAGAGCACCGTTCCGCCATGAGCCGGCACGCTCAGCGGCCAGCTCTCTGGTGTGGCTCCCGCGAAGTCGGCCTGGCTGTTCGCTCACCAGCACTGGCAGCGGACAAGCTAACTGACCACAGCTTGTGGAGGAGGGGGCCCGGGACACGGCCCCTCCCCAGCGCCCATCCCACACCACACCTACTTCTTCGGAAGTGGTCCCAGCGCTTGCCCGGGCACGGGGCAAGGACGCATCAATCCGACACGCGGGTGTAGCCTAGTTGGGGGGAAGCGGGAGGGGATTATCTTCTCGTGAAACACCGAGTCCCTCCTGCCATCGCTTCTCCAGCACCTTTAATTCCATGAACGCCTGCATTGCCCAGAGCGGGAAACGGACTTCACCTGCTACAACagagcagcacagagccagatgcttcCCCCCGGCAGGATTTTCCCTCATAGGAGCTGCCAAAACTCCACTTGTCCCTCTAGAAGCCCTGCCCATGGAAGGGAGACTAGCTAGGACCTCTCCAGgaagaaaggaccagaaaacgtCTCCCGTTATCTCAGAGCATGGGCAGGCAGAAAGCAGCAGCCACAACTGGCTGTTGTACCAAATCTCCCAAAAGCCACCTTTCCTTGTCATCCTCGGTGGCTCCTGCTCTCCTGAAGACTGTTTTCTGACTCAACGAGAGCTCGCTTTCAAATTAGTCTAAGATGCAGCGAAGCTGCTTGGGAGAAGCCAGAACAGCCATTAGGAAGGACGCACCTTCCCCTGCCGGGCCCTCCGCCCCCTACCAGGCGCCTTTCCTTCTAGTTCCCGTTCCTGGAGGACGGGGGTGCAAGGTGCACGCGTTGTTAAAATTCTCTCATTAACACCCCAAAAGGAGGTGGCGTGGCAGGTCTGGGTTGTCCAGGCTAGAAGGTTCCAGAAGCTTCCAGGGGTCCCCCGTGACTTCCAAAACCTCCCCTAGATTGTCGGTCCTCCACAtgacacacacaccctccccgaGCCACTCACCGTGAAGTCACTCCTGATGGCAAAGTTTTCGGGCTTGATGTCGCAGAGGTGGAGGCGGTGGGAGAAGTCGTCGTCGAAATGGCTCACCATGTCCAGGAAGCTGAGCGCCATGTCGCTGATGGCCTTGGCCTGGCCCCGGCCGCCCCGGGGGGCGCCTGCGGCCCCGTCCAGGGGGAAGAGGGCCCTGTGGCGGGGGCTGCCCGCGGCCAGGTACTCCACCGCGTAGAAGTGGCCGCAGGAGCCCAGCACGGGCGGGGCGTGCCGGCTCAGGTCCTGCAGCAGGCTGAACAGAACGAACTCCTCCTGCTGGACCAGGGACCACAGGGTGGCCAGCTGGCCCAGCCAGCGACGGCCGCGCCTCCGGGGCCACAGCGGCCCCAGGCTGCCGTTGGGCAGCTCCAGGCCCAGGGCGTTCCTGACCTCACCGgccaccaccagcagcagctcGGCCTCCGGGAAGTCCTGGCCGCCGTCCTCGGCCGCGTCGTCCGGCAGGCTGAGCGGCTGGAAGCTGGAGAAGGCCTCCTCCTTGGACTTGAGGATGACGGGCCGGCCGCGCCAGTCGGCCTGCAGCACCTTCTTGCCTCTCTCGTAGTACAGACAGCGCTGGTAGCTCAGTGTCCCCGCCACGCACAGGTCCTCGCAGAGGTCCCCCACCAGCACCCCGCCCCGGTACTCCTGGCACTGGAAGGAAGGGGACAGTCGGTCACGGGGCGGGCAGGGAGAGCAACGAGGCCCGGCCCTGCGCTCAGGGCGCTTCTAGTCAGCTGTTGCGAGAAACCTGTCAGGCGTGAGCCACGAGGGCTATTTGGGTCCCTGAGTTAAGGAAGCCAGGGAGTTAAAGGAGCCGCTCGTATTTGTCACGTGATTCAACCAGGCCCAGGCCTCGAGAGTCAGGACAGCGCAGGCGAGAAGCAGGCCTCCCCCATCCAGCCCTGTGATGCTGGGAAAAGACTTTGACCCGCTGGCTCTCGCTTCCCTGAACTGTGCCAGACTCTGGCCACACATCTGGGCTGCCCCGGGGAACTCTGACCTCCTCTGCCATCACAGAATGGCAGAGTCAGAGCCCAGAAGGTGGGTCCCCAGCGAGCCTCACCTGGTACCCAGGGCCGGCCACGGGAAGGACCTCTCCTGCAGGCGTGTTCCCTCAGCCTGCTGTTTCTGACACCAAGGAGGGTGGCCTATAGGGCCAGCAGCTCTGGAAGGATTACAGGGGTGCGGAGGAGAACCCACCACAGGAAGCGGGAGTTAGAAGGGGCCTCGTGGATGATGGTGTCAGCACAACTGGAGAGGACAGGCACCGGGGACACAGGAGCTGCTTGGGATACATTCTAGAAGTGTCGGGTGTGTTTGGCTCCCGGTGGTGGTGAGGAAGGTCCAGGAGCCCTCAGAGGGGCGTTTCTCCTAAACTCGAGCAGCTCTTAGGATGGGTTCCACACGAGGGGACGCGGCGACCCCACCACCACATTACAAACATCCCTCAGAAGACAATCCCGTGGGCCCTGGCCGGTGGTCCCGCTGGGACGAGGTAGAAGGGGGAGGACAGAGCTGGTGCGGAACAGAGGAAAATGAAGGACCGTTTCTCGGTTCCCTTCTTTGCTTTATCTTTCAGGAAACCTACAGCCCTAGACACTTTATTAGGAGCTGAGCCTATGTTCGAACTCCACCtgctccccctcaccccctccagaTGCATCCTCCCTCCACGTGGGCACACGCGGGCCTCACCTTCTGCTGCACCTTAAGCAAGGGGGCCACCCAGTCCTCATCAGGTGATGAGACAAGGGCAGGACCACCACATCGTCGTCTTCGCTCTGTCTCGCGCACGACCAGGTGCCCAGAGTGACAAGCTGGAGCTCAGCACGGTGCAGCTCAGCCACGCCCGGCTGTACCACGGCATCCCTGGCGGCTGCCCCACCGCCCTGAGCCTCGTCTCCCCTCCCTGCATCTCA contains the following coding sequences:
- the DIPK1C gene encoding divergent protein kinase domain 1C codes for the protein MARSGPGRCGRRGRRGRCGRCGRGALLACAAWTAGWVLAAALLLRAHPGVLSERCTDEKSRRILAALCQEYRGGVLVGDLCEDLCVAGTLSYQRCLYYERGKKVLQADWRGRPVILKSKEEAFSSFQPLSLPDDAAEDGGQDFPEAELLLVVAGEVRNALGLELPNGSLGPLWPRRRGRRWLGQLATLWSLVQQEEFVLFSLLQDLSRHAPPVLGSCGHFYAVEYLAAGSPRHRALFPLDGAAGAPRGGRGQAKAISDMALSFLDMVSHFDDDFSHRLHLCDIKPENFAIRSDFTVVAIDVDMAFFEPKMREILEQNCTGDEDCNFFDCFSKCDLRAHKCGAERVNSNLQVVCDKIFRHWFSSSLRSSAVSLPLQLQLRDAVQECADPRGTSGSAPGAAPDVFWKLQRLLQATQRELQEAEK